Proteins encoded within one genomic window of Bacillus sp. F19:
- a CDS encoding glycoside hydrolase family 125 protein yields MKKLILKVNEHFLNDKKLQEMFAQCFINTYTTTLKPQEDGTTFVITGDIPAMWLRDSAAQVRPYLILAEEDEQIAKMIEGVVSKQFQFINHDPYANAFNETPSGKGHQSDLTDMTPYIWERKYEVDSLCYPLQLAYLLWKSTGRTSHLNDSYQAGLKSILNVWKVEQNHENKSAYRFERENVRQSDTLTRSGMGSEVIKTGMTWSAFRPSDDACHYGYLVPANMFAVVVLKYSAEICLQVLLDSELAKECMQLACEIEEGIKKYSVINHPVYEEMYVYETDGRGGYNLMDDANVPSLLSMPYLGYCDFNDQTYQNTRHFLLSRDNPYYYEGKLASGIGSPHTPDHYIWHIALAIQGMTAQEESEKQRILSVFKQTDGDTGYMHEGFNSDDPKEYTREWFSWANSMFSEFVLSLCGYAVKGSPLNQWLQNK; encoded by the coding sequence ATGAAAAAACTAATTTTAAAAGTGAATGAACATTTTCTGAATGATAAAAAACTTCAGGAGATGTTTGCACAATGTTTTATTAATACCTATACAACAACTTTAAAACCACAAGAAGATGGAACAACCTTTGTAATTACAGGTGATATACCGGCAATGTGGCTAAGAGATTCAGCAGCACAAGTGAGGCCTTATCTTATCTTAGCTGAAGAAGATGAGCAAATCGCAAAAATGATTGAAGGTGTTGTTTCTAAACAATTCCAGTTCATTAACCATGATCCTTATGCAAATGCGTTTAATGAAACCCCAAGCGGTAAGGGGCACCAAAGCGACTTAACAGACATGACTCCTTATATTTGGGAAAGAAAATATGAAGTAGACTCCCTTTGCTATCCATTGCAGCTTGCCTATCTGCTTTGGAAATCAACGGGACGGACTTCTCATTTAAACGATTCTTACCAAGCGGGATTAAAAAGCATTTTGAACGTGTGGAAGGTAGAACAAAATCATGAGAATAAATCAGCATACCGTTTCGAACGTGAAAATGTTCGGCAATCAGACACACTCACGCGCAGTGGTATGGGATCAGAGGTAATAAAAACCGGTATGACTTGGAGTGCATTTCGTCCAAGTGATGATGCCTGCCACTATGGTTACCTTGTTCCAGCCAACATGTTTGCGGTTGTGGTTCTTAAATATTCTGCTGAAATTTGTCTTCAGGTCTTGCTTGATTCCGAACTTGCTAAAGAATGCATGCAATTGGCTTGTGAAATCGAGGAGGGAATAAAAAAATATAGTGTGATCAACCATCCTGTCTATGAGGAAATGTACGTCTATGAGACAGATGGCAGGGGAGGTTATAACTTAATGGATGACGCGAATGTTCCCAGCCTTCTCTCGATGCCATATTTAGGTTATTGCGATTTTAACGATCAAACCTACCAAAATACGAGACATTTTTTGCTGAGCCGGGATAACCCTTATTATTATGAGGGGAAATTGGCAAGTGGAATTGGCAGTCCGCATACCCCAGATCATTATATATGGCATATCGCCTTAGCAATTCAAGGTATGACAGCACAAGAGGAATCTGAAAAACAAAGAATATTATCTGTTTTTAAACAAACAGATGGAGATACAGGCTATATGCATGAAGGGTTTAACTCAGATGATCCAAAGGAGTACACAAGAGAGTGGTTTTCATGGGCAAACTCTATGTTCAGTGAATTTGTTTTAAGTCTTTGTGGATATGCAGTCAAAGGAAGTCCGCTGAATCAATGGCTTCAAAATAAATAA